CCTGAAAGGCCTTGGCGAGAATATCATCCGAGATCATAGGATTTGATCCAAATACAGCGTTAGCAATGGTAATTGCCCCCGGGTTCTGGCTGCTAAGTGCGGCAATTGCGACCGCCGGCTTGTAGGGGTTGGGGTTAAACTGGAAGTGGATGAGTCCTTGTGGGAAAACAAACACATCACCCTTCCTTAGCTCCTTGGAGAAGAGCTTGTTTTCCGGGTTGGACGTGACGAAGCCGACATAGAGTGTACCCTCAAGCACGGTGAGGATCTCGGTGGCACGGGGGTGTGTGTGCGGAGGGTTCTCGCCTAGGGGCGCGTAGTCGATGCGTGCGAGGGAGATGCCAAGCGTGTTGAGGCCAGCAATCTTCATGACGTTAACCAAGGTCACGTTGGACCCAACCTTGCTCATCTTTGTGTCTCTCGGCATGTCGAGCTTGGCCGCCAGGAAGAAGTCCTCCGCCGTCACGGCTTTTGGGTCCTTACAGACGAATCCATTAACAAGTACTGCATGAAGAGAAATAAGATGAATACATAGACAAGGAAAAGGTGATTACAAATATATTGATATGGTCGACATATCCAAGAATTCAAATATGCAGTGATGAAAGAATGAAGTTGGTAAATACCACGCGAGCTATTGTCCGCGACACAAAAGTCTTGGAGAGGACCAGGATCAGAAGCTAAAGCCTGCCATGAGACCAATGCAAGAATAGCAGTGAAGAGAAGGAAGCTGGAGGAGGCCATTTTTTCTGCCGGAGAAATCGATGCTGTCTAAGCGTCAATCTCTTAGCTAGCTTTGTGTGTTTGATTAGTATCTATGGAGTGGTAGCTGGTTCTTTGGCCATGTAGGAAGTAGGCATGGATATATATAGCTCGCCTGCAGTTGACACAGTTGACGATTGACATGGCCTCTCTCTTGCAGAGCAGCCCATGTGTTCTAAAATTAATATTTCTGAAAACGCGGTTACTCTGGCTGGCCGGTTCTCCTGTGTGCTAATGCAAGCTTGTGTGTACAGGTAATTAACTGTCGATAGCAACAGGCAACAAGGAGGCGACCAGGTAAGGCTACATTACGCCATAAATTCAACGGGAAGAAATGCTCATCAATTAGCTAGCTACATCCTACGTCATGCATGACAGTGACATACCCTTTCAAAGACGTGTAATCCATCCATCATGATTTATCACCTCAGACCAACATTTTTTTATGACCACGTCAGGTTAGTTTTCTTAGCTATAGTATACACCATACGAGGAAACTTCCTAAAAGTTGATTGATTCATGGCATACATTTAGTCCGCGTGTGCCGATTAAATAACTAATGGCCATTTCTATCTGGCCAAGCATACATATGCTTTGCGTTGACTGTTTCACAGAATCACCTTCTCTTTCTGCTGCTATAAATATATAGCCTTCCAAAAGCCAAGCCACACAACACAACGAAGCCAAAAAAGACAGTTGCTTTGAGAAACGAAAAACTCAAATGGCCTCCTCTTCCTATTTCCTTGTCATCGCCCTTCTTGCATTGGCCTCATGGCAGACCATGGCTTCTGATCCGAGCCCTCTCCAGGACTTCTGCGTCGCCGAGAACAGCTCACATGGTATGTATTTTCAACACTTGGTGAAGATCAAGAAGCTCTTAGTATTCGGGCACATGGTTCTTATGGCATAAATATTTAACTAGCATGTTTTCAGTTCCGAAGCCTTTCGAGTCAGCTGATCATGAACATATGTCCAATCTTTTGCAGTTCTAGTTAATGGATTTGTCTGTAAAGACCCAAAGGATGTGAAGGCCGAAGACTTCTTCTTGGCGGCCAAACTAGACATGCCGAGAGACACGAACACGAACAAGGTTGGGTCTAATGTCACTTTGATCAATGTAATGCGGCTTCCTGGCCTCAACACATTGGGCATCTCCCTGGCGCGCATCGACTATGCACCTCTAGGCGAGAACCCACCACACGCTCACCCACGTGCCACTGAGATCCTCACCGTTCTTGAAGGGACACTTTATGCCGGCTTTGTCACATCCAACCCGGACAACAAGTTCTTGTCAAAGGTGCTCAACAAGGGTGATGTGTTTGTATTCCCGGAAGGTCTCATCCACTTCCAATTCAACCCCAACCCCTACAAACCGGCGGTGGCAATTGCCGCACTTAGCAGCCAGAACCCTGGGGCAATCACCATTGCAAACGCTGTGTTTGGGTCTAAACCAGCAATCTCAGATGATGTTCTCGCCAAGGCCTTCCAGGTGGAGAAGAATACTGTGGACTGGCTTCAAGCTCAATTTTGGGCTGACAACCATAACTAATGATGTATTGCATCGACTACATGGAAGTGGTGTTGTATTTTTTGTAATTATTTGTTTGTTGTATTTTATTAGCATGCAAAACATTTATCATGTACGGTGGAGATGCTGGACATAATAAAACATTGGTCTCAGAACATCGTGTCTAAATGGACACATATTGTTAATTCATTCAAGTTGTGACTCATATTCCACAATAGTTCATTTAGAGCGATTAGCTAGCATGTAGGTCTTAAACGGAAAGAAATCGACGATATTACATGTCCATCTCGCTTTATATTGGTGATGAGAATGCAAAGGAACATCATATGAGAGCTAGTAGTACAATGCTACGTGCAAGGCCTGGAAGTAGTAGAAGAAGAGCTGTCCATGATCTTTTTGCGCAAGAACATGTCACCTTGGACTGGCTTCAAGCTCAGTTTTAGGCTGACGACCAAAACTAGTGATGTATTGATGATTGACAAACGTTGAAAATAGAATCGTATTGGCGCGTGGCTCGTATACAATATATTTGTTGTATTTTACTAGCTTGTAATACATTTATCCTCTACGGTTTAAATACTCGATTGAATAAAATGTTGGTCTAGTATTGCATGGCACGAATTAAATTTTCTAAGAATACTCTTAATTTATTTAAGTTATGACTTATAACCCATATTTGATCATAGCTCAGTTGCAGCAAGTAGGTAGCATGCAGGGTTTAAACAATTGACAAATCGATGATAGTACATGTCGATCTCTATTGAGATCTATCAAGTGGAGAAATTCGCATCTAAATTTAATCAATGTGGGGCATTACTTTCAAGGAATGTCCATACGAGTCAAAATGATCCTCCTTTTCTGATGGTTCTTCTACGGACTACTTGTAACACAATTATCTAAGGCATTTGCCTATGCCCCGTCGGTCAATCATTCTCTAACAGATTTTACGTGTGGGCTGCCGGAGATGTGAGGTTGCCCAAATTGGATATGAGGCTATTTATAGAGAACCAAATTGGATATGAGGTCAGTTGGAACCCTTTCAAAAGCGAATCTAGTATTTCGAGATCTCAAAAAATTATAAAAGAAATTATACATGTTCACGTAGATGTGTAGTACATGCATACGAATGTTCATCAATGTATATTAATTTTGTGGTGCACACAAAAAAGAAAAATACACTAATGAAAATAGAAACATTTTTTGCTTTTCTGAAACCACATAATTTCCTTTTTTTGTGGAGCCTACAAATTACATATTACTCCCTTTGTCCGATAATATAATATGTTCTATATAGGTTgtaataacatcttatattatgggacaaaGAATACATCTATACGCATCATGAATTATTCTGCAATTCTGAATCTTCGATATATCACTTTTCAATTTCATAAAAATAGCAGGCTACAAGTGATCTGGGAGCCAAATTTTCGTACTCGTCTATTTTTGTCCTATCTAATCTCCCATATTTATCGGCAAAGCTCCCATATTTCCTCACTTCACCAAGATGTCAACGAATACAACAAAGAAATATGTAATGGCCCAGGAACAATAGGAGACAAGTGAGGTGAATTTTCTGGGTTCAGCTGTTTCTTCGATAATGCTTTTCTGGTTTCAGTCCAGTTTTCGGGTAGTGAGTTCTGGTTacttcttttttattttctttgttttcatatCCTTTTTTTAGTTAATTATATATGTTTTAAATTATCTCTTACTAATCATTTTCTGGTTTTCTTTTAAATATTCCATCTACAATTCTTTCTTCTTTTAAAATATATTTTCAAAATATACAAACATATTTTTGTAAAAtgtgaatatttttaaaatacaaGTTTTAGGTCATAGTTTAAATACACCGCGAACATTTTTGAAATGTTGTTAACATTTTTGTAATTCATTAAGATATTTAattttcatgaacattttttcgaCCTTGAAAAATACAATACATTTTTTATAGAAAAAGTGAAAAACTACATTCTTCAAATTAGTGAACAGTTTTAAAACAATGATATTTTAAAAATACCATAACTTTTGAATTCATTAATATTTTAAAATTTAGAAAATTGTGTAAAGTTTTTTTCAATCATGTAGTGCAGGATCTGACTCGGCCCATCAAACGGTTGCTTTGTGAGTCGCGCTTTCCATCATAAAGGAGTTCTTGTTTATGGGGATGATCTTGTGGAGCTCCTATATGATGTTTATTACATTAAAAGGCACAAATGATATGTATCGCTCGTTGTGAGCAATACATATTGCTTGCTAACCTAGCGACGTTTCCTCGGCCGGCCCATTACAGAGAAACGTTTTAAGAAGCTTCTGGAACCTTCCGTTCTGTTTTGGGAAGGTTTCATAAagttttttctttccttttttctgtttttattctCTTTTAATTTTTATTAAAGTTTTCTATTTTGAATATTTTTTCTTTGCTTTCCTTTTTTACTCAAAGACTTTTCAAAATCAGAATTTCTATAAAgtcctgaacagtttcaaatctGTGAACAAATTTCAAATCCGTTAACATTTTCACTTCCGTTAACATTTTCTAAATTTTGCGGTAAAATTTAAATTGAATTTTTTAACTATGCAAAcagtttatttatttattttgaacattttttaaattcatgtacatttttaaaattcGCAAACTTTTTTGAACTGGCAAACAAGTTTTCAATTATTCATGAAAATAATTAATTCCTGAACATTCTTTAAACTCACAAACATTTTTCATTGTGTGAATATTTTTAGAATGGTGAATATTTCATAAATTCCCAAACATTTTCTTAATTGCGAGCATTTTACATTTGTTTTTTCGTAATTCACAGACAAGTTTTAAATTCATGATATTTTTTTAAACACAAATATTTTTGAATTCACGAAGATTTTTAAAATTCGTATAAAAGTCCcacaatgtaagacgtttttggaAGCTAAACTAGCTTACAAAACCATCTTACATTGTGGAGGGAGGGAGTAGTATAAAACCAGCGCTTCGGCGAACATTGCGGAGGGAGGGAGGTCTCTTGCCCGTGTTCACTGTTGTACATAGCATAGTCGGGGTGTGTGCTGGGCCAGCCAATCTCAGGTTCAGTTTTCTCTGGAGCATTCCCCAAATTCTTTGTGCGTTTTTTTTCTTTTAGTTTTTATAGTTTCTGTCTTTTTTTGTTGGTTTTCAAAAAACACAAGTCTTTTTATTTAAGAAAAAATACCATTTTATAAAAAAGGTGCAAATTTTAAAAAATCAAGAACATTTTTGGGAAAACACGAACATGCTAGAAATTCTGTGAACAATTTGTATAAAATTTGTGAACATTGTTtgaaatttatgaacatttttcgaAAACATGGTTtgtttgaaattttgaaaaacaaattgtgaatttaaaaatatatatatatatataattgtgaATCCCTGGTAACCTAGCTGCATGTGAGTCCATGAGGGACGATGATTGATTGGCTTCATAGCCTTTCATGAGCTGCTAATCCATTTGGATGGCTTTTGATTTATGGCGTTCACTTTTTTACCCCACTGATAATTAGCCGCCAACAACACTCACAATGTCTCAGTGGAATCATATTCGTGCCATCGGGCAATTGCTGATGTTGTAATGAACGCCTCAAAACACATTTCGGAATAAAGCAAAGTGAAATAGGCAAGCAAACGTTGCTACCGAAACCGCAAGCAAAAAGTTGCATGAGCAGTTAACAGGCCATGTGTTATTTTTGTACAAAATGCCGATTTAATGAAAGAGCGATGCCCGCCCGGGAAAGACACTGGACATTTGAAGAACTCTAGATCTACCCATAGTCTCTACCATAGTTATCAAAATCAAGATTACGAAAATGGGAGTATATCGATAAAGAAACAATAAAGAGATTCAGATGACTTGCTTATTCGAAGAAATGGCCACTGAGATTATAGCTGGTTAGACCTCGGGCTTGTCTAGTTGAGCACCAATTCATTAAGCAAACAATTTATCACCATTTGTCCATACCTGCAAGGAGGAGCATGTCAAATGGTAGCAATGCACATAAATGTTATGAATGCAGAATGCACTACACACCAGAGCAAGCGCAGGATCGATAAGAGCTGCACCCAATACAGaaaaggagggggggggggggggggcacaaccCAAATGTAGAGCTATGTGTCCCTAGCACACTTCAAAATCATAGTTTCTGCTGTTTTATTACCATGTTTTGGTTTCAGCAACAGAATCTCAGCCATGTACAAAATTACAGGCTGATTTGCCACAGCAATACTACTTTTATACCTTCAAATGCAATTCCAACCACTTCCTCATCAAAGAAAACTGAACATATAGTCCAATCTCCTAAGAAAGTAATCAAATACTTAATTTACTTCTAATTAGAAAACAAGCCACGAATGGTTGGCACTCCGAAAATTTGAGAAGGGGCTGAAGCACACAAATATATTCGGTTGCCATCAATAAATCTTCCACCTTTGTGTAAGCACCTCATGAGCACAAAACAGATATGAGTATATATTTCATCGTTCCAGAAATTACTCAAATGACTCTAATCACAGTAATCATATTTACACACATAGATAAAACAAGTAATGACCCCGTCCATGTTACAAGGAGGATTAAGCAAAGAAGGGGAATGGGAGAAATTAGGACTCACCTCCCGAGGGGAAGAGAAGGAGCAGCGTCGACAGCAGCACCCAAAGTGCAGGAGGTGGAAGCTGCGGTTAAAAGGGAGGACGCCCCTGTCTCCACCCGGCTGCTTTCCTGGTCCTTGAGGGTGCTAGGCAACGGTGGGAAGGCATCTGCAGATCTGCTAGAATGACGCCATCAAGGCTGAAGACGAGCAGATTGTAGTTGGTCAGCCATGAGCGTGACAAGTGCCAACCACGGTCCTTGCTGAGTGAGAGACGAGCAGGTTGCATGGGTGGGGAGAATAAATGTTTGTATATGTTGGTCTGGGCATGGCTTCCTTGGTATGGGAGCAGGACGAAGCTTCCTTGATGCTCCTCCCTCCCTCTTCTGCTCGCGAACGACCCGGCATGGATAGCCTCAGCTAACGCCCCTTCTCTCCTGGTTACTTGCATTAATCAATCCATCCACAGGCTGAAGCATTTCAACAGAAGGGTGGTATCTGAGGCTTGATCAACAGTTATCTGCGGCACCAAATGTTTCTTTAGATGCACTGAAAGAAGTTCCATTGTTGAATATGTACAAGTTAGTGTACGCCTAAACAGTGCAGATGATGCTAAATGAAGACAGATAAACAGCAAGACCTGTCTCGGCATCTTCACATTCTGAAACCTGCACAATAACTGAAAGTCTGCTGAGCCAAAAAGCTTGCTTCACACGACAGAAGCTTTGTTTGCAGCCTGAAATCATTTCACTTGAAACATCAGAGAAGGAAATTGATTATTTATAACATTAGAC
The Aegilops tauschii subsp. strangulata cultivar AL8/78 chromosome 3, Aet v6.0, whole genome shotgun sequence genome window above contains:
- the LOC123497776 gene encoding germin-like protein 8-8 — its product is MASSSFLLFTAILALVSWQALASDPGPLQDFCVADNSSRVLVNGFVCKDPKAVTAEDFFLAAKLDMPRDTKMSKVGSNVTLVNVMKIAGLNTLGISLARIDYAPLGENPPHTHPRATEILTVLEGTLYVGFVTSNPENKLFSKELRKGDVFVFPQGLIHFQFNPNPYKPAVAIAALSSQNPGAITIANAVFGSNPMISDDILAKAFQVEKKTVDWLQAQFWADNHN
- the LOC123497777 gene encoding germin-like protein 8-11 — encoded protein: MASSSYFLVIALLALASWQTMASDPSPLQDFCVAENSSHVLVNGFVCKDPKDVKAEDFFLAAKLDMPRDTNTNKVGSNVTLINVMRLPGLNTLGISLARIDYAPLGENPPHAHPRATEILTVLEGTLYAGFVTSNPDNKFLSKVLNKGDVFVFPEGLIHFQFNPNPYKPAVAIAALSSQNPGAITIANAVFGSKPAISDDVLAKAFQVEKNTVDWLQAQFWADNHN